In the Butyricicoccus intestinisimiae genome, CAAATTTGCGCCAGTGGCTTCATGTGAAAGCGAGACGAGCCGCCCCGCGCTGGGATCATTCCGATGATTTTCATTGCATGTTCCTCCTACTAGATGATTTTTATTTTTTATGCCAAATATCGACTATTCTTTCAAACATCCAATAAAGTAAATAACTTTTTGTTTTTAATATTTTAATGACAATTGAGTTCTCATTTTTTCCAGAAGCATGCTTCAAACAAAATTGAAATTCTTTGCTGGACAGCACCCGCTGATTATAGAATATTTTTTTAATCCATGGAGCAGAGTTTCTCTCATCAAAAACGTTAGAAAATAAATGCAAAAACTGATATAACCAACTATCACAGTACGCAACGAGATTTTCTTCTCCAATAAATGAAATTCGTCCATAAAAAGGGAGCATATGCATTGCAAGCCAGTCTGGTTCATATGTATGCATGATACTTTCAGCTCTTTGAACATACGCATATAATTTTTGTGGTAAATATATGCAGTTATCACAATATTTTAGGTATTTCAGATTAAAGTCCACATCTTCAAAAATGTTCTCCGTCTCACAGAAACACAACTGATACTTTTTTATTTTCTCAGCAACATAAATTTTATTCCAAACGTATGCCGATAACCCCATCAAATATA is a window encoding:
- a CDS encoding glycosyltransferase family 2 protein, with translation MKEISVIVPVYKVEPYLRRCVDSILAQTFKDFELILVDDGSPDNCPVICDEYAKKDGRIRVVHKKNGGISSARNAGIAVAQGKYFLFCDSDDYVSPQWCMCLYEQIKKNPNSSIVCDLIRIDDSEELYKFQEEGVLRASKTDYYQVYLMGLSAYVWNKIYVAEKIKKYQLCFCETENIFEDVDFNLKYLKYCDNCIYLPQKLYAYVQRAESIMHTYEPDWLAMHMLPFYGRISFIGEENLVAYCDSWLYQFLHLFSNVFDERNSAPWIKKIFYNQRVLSSKEFQFCLKHASGKNENSIVIKILKTKSYLLYWMFERIVDIWHKK